GATGCCTATGCGAAGACCGAGACACCGGTGGTATCCAACAACAGCGCCCACCGCTGGACACCGGACGTGCCCATGGTGGTGCCGGAGATCAACCCGGAGCATTTCGAAGTCATCCCGTTCCAGAAGAAGCGTCTGGGCACCACGAGAGGCTTTGTGGCAGTGAAGCCCAACTGCTCCATCCAGAGCTATGCGCCGGTGCTGACCGCATGGAAGGAGTTCCATCCGACCCAGGTGGTGGCAACGACCTATCAGGCCATTTCCGGTGCCGGAAAGACGTTCCAGGACTGGCCGGAGATGGTGGGCAACATCATCCCTTATATCGGCGGCGAAGAAGAGAAGAGCGAGCAGGAGCCCTTACGTCTGTGGGGAAAGATCGAGAACGGACAGATCGTGAAAGCGGCAGGTCCTCTCATCACCACCCAGTGTATCCGGGTACCGGTGCTCAACGGCCATACCGCGGCGGTGTTTGTAAACTTTGAGAAAAAGCCGTCCAAAGAGGAGCTGATCGACCGGATGGTGAATTTTAAAGGTCTGCCCCAGGAGCTGGCACTGCCCAGCGCACCGAAGCAGTTCATCCAGTATCTGGAGGAGGACAATCGTCCCCAGGTGGTGCTGGATGTGAATTACGAGAACGGTATGGGCATCTCTGTGGGAAGACTGCGTGAGGACGCACTGTTTGATTACAAGTTTGTGGGACTGTCCCACAATACCGTCAGAGGTGCTGCAGGCGGCGCCGTGCTGTGTGCAGAGCTTCTGAAAGCCCAGGGATACATTCAGGCAAAGTAAAACGTATCTGTAAAGCAATAGAATAAGGGTGGAATACAAAAGAAAAGGGTGAACTTCGGAATTTCTTTCCTGATCGGGGGAGAAAATCCGGGGTTCGCCCTTTCACAGTTTTTTCAAAAAGTTTTCACAGATTTTCCCAAAAGTGAACACAAATGCCCTGTATAGTGAGGGGAGTGTAAAAAGGAGGAAACAGCGTGATAGAAGTTCGTGACCTGGTAAAGAAATACGGTGACCACGTGGCAGTGGATCACTTAAGCTTTACAGCAGAAAAAGGAAAAATATACGGCTTTCTCGGGCCCAACGGCGCGGGAAAATCC
Above is a window of Oscillospiraceae bacterium NTUH-002-81 DNA encoding:
- the asd gene encoding aspartate-semialdehyde dehydrogenase — translated: MSEKLKVGILGATGMVGQRFIALLENHPWFEVTTVAASARSAGKTYEEAVNGRWKMDTPMPEAVKKLSVMNVAEVEKVAASVDFVFSAVDMTKEEIRAIEDAYAKTETPVVSNNSAHRWTPDVPMVVPEINPEHFEVIPFQKKRLGTTRGFVAVKPNCSIQSYAPVLTAWKEFHPTQVVATTYQAISGAGKTFQDWPEMVGNIIPYIGGEEEKSEQEPLRLWGKIENGQIVKAAGPLITTQCIRVPVLNGHTAAVFVNFEKKPSKEELIDRMVNFKGLPQELALPSAPKQFIQYLEEDNRPQVVLDVNYENGMGISVGRLREDALFDYKFVGLSHNTVRGAAGGAVLCAELLKAQGYIQAK